One Turneriella parva DSM 21527 genomic region harbors:
- a CDS encoding monovalent cation:proton antiporter-2 (CPA2) family protein has product MDSHSVLSNMLLFMAAAVVAVPLATRLGLGSILGYLIAGAVIGPSGLKLIWNVSDILTLSEFGVVLLLFIIGLELRPGRLWNMRRDIFGFGLMQIIFCMLGIGGALLAYGVSGSALAILSFGSALSSTAFALQLLREKHELNTSYGRAAFAVLLFQDIAVIPVLVAIPFLTTAPATPGHSSPGFLAGLGALAAVLVGGKYLVRPFFRVIVRAESRELFTAASLLMVFSVAALMEHAGFSMAFGTFVAGVLLSESEYRHELEASIEPFKGLLLGLFFMAVGMSIDFSLLLNQPLLVFAAVAALMAIKVVAIYGAGQLFRYDKEASRNIAFLICQGGEFAFVLFKLAAGKNLFTPETAALANVVVAVSLVATPFVFAFNQRFLRSRFAASPWKFDEVPNEGSPVILAGFGRYGQIIGRMLRLNEIDFTALEVDYEQVQTVRKFGSKVYYGDASRLDLLEAAGAANAKIFVLAVDDIEASVEIARIVKQHFPHLKLIARARNRAHAHELIDVGVDDLRRETLASSLETAHVMLRELGFSEKRADQMVRTFRKHDEEMLHAQRKYRDNEKLFVDYSNQAGLQLAEVFRQDAIAEEKD; this is encoded by the coding sequence ATGGATTCACACTCTGTACTTTCAAACATGCTGCTCTTTATGGCGGCCGCTGTCGTTGCGGTGCCGCTCGCGACGCGACTCGGGCTGGGCAGCATTCTGGGCTACCTGATCGCCGGCGCAGTCATCGGGCCATCGGGCCTCAAGCTGATCTGGAACGTCTCCGATATTCTGACGCTGTCTGAATTTGGCGTTGTGCTTCTGCTCTTTATTATCGGGTTAGAGCTACGTCCCGGGCGCTTATGGAACATGCGGCGCGACATCTTCGGGTTCGGGCTCATGCAGATCATTTTTTGCATGCTGGGTATTGGGGGCGCACTTCTCGCCTACGGCGTGAGCGGCAGCGCGTTGGCGATTTTATCGTTCGGGTCTGCCTTGTCTTCGACAGCGTTTGCGTTGCAGCTGCTGCGCGAAAAACACGAGCTCAATACAAGCTATGGTCGGGCAGCCTTTGCAGTCTTACTGTTTCAGGATATCGCGGTAATACCCGTTTTGGTCGCAATTCCGTTTTTGACCACGGCGCCTGCCACGCCAGGCCATAGTTCGCCGGGGTTTCTCGCGGGGCTCGGCGCGCTTGCCGCGGTGCTTGTCGGCGGCAAATACCTCGTGCGGCCTTTTTTTCGTGTCATCGTGCGCGCTGAAAGTCGAGAGCTCTTCACAGCGGCCTCGCTGCTCATGGTTTTTTCTGTCGCTGCTCTCATGGAGCATGCGGGCTTCTCGATGGCGTTCGGCACGTTCGTCGCGGGCGTATTACTCTCAGAATCAGAATACCGCCACGAACTTGAGGCGAGTATCGAACCCTTCAAAGGTTTATTGCTGGGCCTGTTTTTCATGGCTGTTGGCATGAGCATCGACTTCTCGCTGCTGCTCAACCAACCCCTTTTGGTATTCGCTGCAGTTGCAGCGCTCATGGCAATTAAAGTCGTTGCGATCTATGGGGCAGGGCAGCTCTTTCGCTACGACAAAGAGGCGTCGCGCAATATCGCTTTTTTGATCTGCCAGGGCGGCGAGTTTGCTTTCGTACTTTTTAAGCTGGCTGCAGGCAAGAACCTCTTCACGCCTGAGACCGCAGCGCTGGCTAACGTTGTGGTGGCGGTGAGTCTTGTAGCCACGCCGTTCGTGTTTGCGTTCAACCAGCGCTTTCTGCGCTCCAGGTTCGCCGCTTCGCCTTGGAAATTTGATGAAGTGCCGAATGAAGGCAGCCCGGTAATTCTGGCGGGGTTCGGTCGTTACGGCCAGATTATCGGCCGCATGCTGAGGCTTAACGAAATCGATTTTACGGCGCTCGAGGTCGATTACGAGCAGGTGCAGACCGTGCGCAAATTTGGCAGCAAGGTCTATTATGGCGATGCGAGCCGGCTCGATCTGCTCGAGGCGGCCGGGGCCGCCAATGCCAAAATATTCGTGCTGGCGGTCGACGATATAGAAGCGTCGGTCGAAATTGCCCGAATTGTCAAGCAGCACTTTCCGCATCTGAAGCTGATCGCGCGCGCACGCAACCGCGCGCATGCACATGAGCTTATCGACGTTGGGGTCGACGATCTGCGGCGCGAAACTCTTGCTTCGAGTTTAGAAACAGCGCATGTGATGCTGCGCGAGCTCGGCTTCAGTGAAAAACGCGCAGACCAGATGGTGCGCACCTTTCGCAAACACGACGAAGAGATGCTGCATGCGCAGAGGAAATACCGTGACAATGAGAAGCTTTTTGTCGATTATTCGAACCAGGCAGGTCTGCAGCTCGCCGAAGTCTTTCGGCAAGATGCAATCGCTGAAGAAAAAGATTGA
- a CDS encoding GreA/GreB family elongation factor, whose amino-acid sequence MSETETVQETKPAGEAETLEARIQSQFNEEKWTRLSAKDVSISRFKILEQILDEVKKQGKHDLLRSESLNHLGEYESSIAAHYFIGMMALEKNIPDEIVHLKTLLDQFQEASKWAVVDYLSEKMLAVTKTRTILRARANALEKLGKHKEAIPVLEQLAVLDRKNPDIALKYADAIINEDLEKGLQFYKQAAEAFARNLQFEKLKTTWNRLIELLPDDFNFYKKIERILTGHRQREMIAELYVLLANYFIKKEDHDKVMLLSKKILEYNPNFARFKNELIRTYREKYKSHSLLEDFIKYSGLTDTRKSLQSSILNFETNIVFDKGNYVFHRSWGVGKITELNTAEMVIDFKDKKAHKMDIQMALKSLKPLREEHFWVMQFEKPEEMTKLFKEDITAFFKILLQSFGGRLSLADIKTELTDKYVPLSQWSKWWSKIRPELLKDALIGNSAQKKDVIELHDTPITTSESAIEQFQAAQGFEDRVQAFIDVLKAPEENLEAIEFIAPHFRETLKSLDPNTRLKSLWLLEMATEALADDEPLFSKEQQADIIQAFKTRTPADLAELYEEVKQTELKRHALKFAKRHHNEWRRIFLEMLFETPVKLHKSIISDLTAANATEEISEFINRLKKDVKTNAEVFLWTVKSVIAGQLELPAGQTQEALLGLFRMMKSIPKIEPKGSKLRNSVRDIFFGSGKDDLLNVISREAKDSVRRFSALLKDVPFFNDGEKIQIVSQLRELNPAAFAEQEDDHDQTEIQESLAARLEKSGGTVASLDAIEAMRAKLDNLINVEIPKNSEEIGVAQEKGDLRENSEYKAALENQTILQATVTQLEADLKALQQITAEDIDTNAVSIGTRVKLRDGASGDIFVYSILDQWDADVDKGIISYKSPLGKVLMGARKGSTQTFNAQKLEIIGIEKAIDAAGRVV is encoded by the coding sequence ATGAGCGAAACCGAAACAGTACAAGAGACAAAACCCGCGGGTGAAGCAGAAACTCTTGAAGCACGCATTCAAAGCCAGTTCAACGAAGAAAAATGGACACGCCTGTCGGCGAAAGACGTCAGCATTTCACGCTTTAAAATTCTCGAACAGATTTTAGACGAAGTTAAGAAACAAGGCAAACACGACCTTTTGCGCAGTGAGTCGCTTAACCACCTCGGTGAGTATGAGTCGTCGATTGCGGCGCACTACTTCATCGGCATGATGGCACTCGAAAAGAATATTCCCGACGAAATTGTGCACCTCAAGACCCTGCTCGACCAATTTCAAGAGGCGTCGAAATGGGCGGTTGTCGATTATCTTTCAGAAAAGATGCTCGCGGTCACCAAGACTCGCACAATTCTGCGCGCGCGCGCCAATGCCCTCGAAAAACTCGGCAAGCATAAAGAGGCGATTCCCGTTCTCGAGCAACTTGCCGTGCTCGACCGCAAAAACCCTGACATCGCCCTGAAATACGCGGATGCAATCATCAACGAAGACCTCGAGAAGGGCCTGCAGTTCTACAAACAGGCGGCTGAAGCGTTTGCGCGCAACCTGCAGTTCGAAAAGCTGAAAACCACCTGGAACCGGCTCATCGAGCTTCTGCCAGACGATTTCAATTTCTACAAGAAAATTGAGCGTATCCTTACCGGCCACCGCCAGCGTGAGATGATCGCCGAACTTTATGTTCTGCTCGCCAACTACTTCATAAAGAAAGAAGACCATGACAAGGTCATGCTGCTCAGTAAAAAAATTCTCGAATACAACCCGAATTTTGCCCGTTTCAAGAACGAACTGATACGCACCTACCGCGAAAAATACAAGTCGCATTCGCTGCTTGAGGATTTCATAAAGTACTCGGGTCTGACCGACACACGCAAGAGCCTGCAGTCATCGATTCTGAATTTTGAAACCAACATCGTTTTCGATAAAGGCAACTACGTCTTTCACCGCAGCTGGGGTGTCGGCAAAATAACCGAACTCAATACCGCTGAGATGGTCATCGACTTCAAAGACAAAAAAGCCCACAAGATGGATATCCAGATGGCGCTGAAATCTCTGAAGCCACTGCGCGAAGAGCACTTCTGGGTGATGCAGTTCGAGAAGCCAGAAGAGATGACAAAGCTCTTTAAAGAAGATATTACTGCTTTCTTCAAGATATTGCTGCAATCATTCGGCGGTCGCCTCTCGCTCGCCGACATCAAGACCGAACTGACTGACAAGTATGTACCGCTGTCGCAGTGGTCTAAATGGTGGAGCAAAATTCGCCCTGAACTTCTGAAAGACGCACTGATCGGCAATTCTGCGCAGAAAAAAGACGTGATCGAGCTGCATGACACGCCGATCACAACTTCTGAATCGGCGATCGAGCAGTTTCAGGCGGCGCAGGGTTTTGAAGACCGCGTGCAGGCATTTATCGATGTGCTCAAGGCCCCAGAAGAGAACCTCGAAGCCATTGAATTTATCGCTCCTCACTTTCGCGAGACGCTGAAAAGCCTCGACCCAAACACCCGGCTGAAAAGTTTGTGGTTGCTCGAAATGGCAACCGAAGCGCTGGCCGACGACGAGCCGCTTTTCTCTAAGGAGCAGCAGGCTGACATCATTCAGGCCTTCAAGACCCGAACACCCGCAGATCTCGCTGAACTTTATGAAGAAGTGAAGCAGACTGAACTCAAGCGCCACGCCTTGAAATTTGCCAAACGGCACCATAACGAGTGGCGTCGTATCTTTCTCGAAATGCTGTTTGAAACCCCGGTCAAGCTGCATAAGTCGATTATTTCTGACCTTACTGCGGCAAACGCCACCGAAGAGATTTCAGAATTTATTAACCGCCTGAAAAAAGACGTGAAAACAAATGCCGAGGTCTTTCTCTGGACCGTAAAATCAGTGATTGCCGGCCAGCTCGAACTACCCGCAGGCCAGACGCAAGAAGCCCTGCTCGGTCTCTTTCGTATGATGAAGTCGATTCCGAAGATCGAACCGAAGGGCTCGAAGCTGCGCAACAGCGTTCGCGATATTTTCTTCGGCTCGGGCAAAGACGACCTGCTGAACGTGATTTCGCGCGAGGCTAAAGATTCGGTGCGCAGATTCTCTGCCCTGCTAAAAGACGTGCCCTTCTTCAATGACGGTGAAAAAATTCAGATCGTATCGCAGCTGCGTGAACTGAACCCCGCGGCGTTTGCTGAACAAGAAGACGACCACGATCAGACAGAAATCCAAGAAAGCCTTGCAGCACGCCTCGAAAAATCGGGCGGTACAGTGGCAAGTCTCGATGCGATCGAAGCGATGCGCGCAAAACTGGATAACCTAATCAACGTCGAGATACCGAAGAACTCAGAAGAGATCGGCGTCGCGCAGGAAAAAGGCGACCTGCGTGAAAACTCTGAATACAAGGCGGCACTCGAAAACCAGACGATTCTTCAGGCAACAGTCACGCAGCTTGAAGCCGACCTCAAGGCTCTGCAACAGATTACTGCTGAAGATATTGATACCAACGCAGTTTCAATCGGTACGCGGGTGAAACTACGCGATGGCGCGAGCGGCGACATCTTCGTCTACTCGATTCTCGACCAGTGGGATGCAGACGTCGACAAGGGCATTATCTCGTATAAGTCGCCGCTCGGCAAAGTGCTCATGGGTGCGCGCAAAGGTTCGACACAGACCTTTAACGCGCAGAAGCTTGAGATCATCGGTATCGAAAAAGCAATCGACGCCGCAGGCCGCGTGGTCTGA
- a CDS encoding lysophospholipid acyltransferase family protein — MWRAYLTNFWLMFLTAVSLPYLLIRFRDNAATSQLMYFYARVGELISGWRFDILGRENIQVEPAVYVFNHQSSLDGLPLGLMKIPRLAIIGKKEVAYIPFIGWAFYLGGNVLIKRGDGKQARGQLDAGVEAITTRRVSIAIFPEGSRNRDQVGFLPFKKGGFVMAIDAQVPVVPVVIESYKRLYDKASGKMRSGTLKARVLPPIATGGMQRQDAQKLTQHVESLMRETYDRLT, encoded by the coding sequence ATGTGGCGCGCGTACCTCACCAATTTCTGGCTGATGTTTCTGACGGCCGTCTCGCTGCCTTACCTGCTGATCAGGTTCAGAGACAATGCTGCCACTTCGCAGTTGATGTATTTTTACGCGCGCGTCGGCGAGCTGATCAGCGGCTGGCGCTTCGACATTTTGGGCCGCGAAAATATTCAGGTTGAGCCTGCGGTCTATGTTTTCAACCACCAGAGCTCGCTCGATGGCCTTCCGCTCGGGTTGATGAAGATTCCGCGGTTGGCGATCATTGGTAAGAAAGAAGTTGCTTATATTCCCTTCATTGGCTGGGCCTTTTACCTCGGCGGAAACGTGCTGATTAAGCGGGGTGACGGCAAACAGGCGCGCGGCCAACTCGATGCCGGGGTCGAAGCGATTACAACGCGCCGGGTTTCCATCGCGATTTTTCCCGAAGGGTCGCGTAATCGCGATCAGGTAGGATTTCTCCCGTTCAAAAAGGGTGGGTTTGTGATGGCAATCGACGCGCAGGTTCCTGTGGTGCCGGTCGTGATAGAGTCGTATAAGCGCCTCTACGACAAGGCAAGCGGCAAAATGCGTAGCGGCACGCTGAAGGCGCGAGTGCTGCCGCCGATCGCGACCGGCGGTATGCAGCGACAAGATGCGCAGAAGTTGACGCAACACGTTGAGTCCCTGATGCGCGAAACGTATGACCGCTTAACTTAA